The genomic stretch GAATTATTCCCCATTGGTATATGCATTGGAAGAGGAAAATATCGCCATCACCGGAGAAGGTGTTTTGGACGGACAGGCCGATGAAAGCAACTGGTGGCCATGGAAAGGAAAAACGCAATACGGCTATACAGAAGGAAATCCACAACAGGAAGATCCGGATAAAAGGCATGCGCTCTTCCAAATGGCAGAAGACAACGTTCCCGTGGAGGAAAGAAAGTTTGGAGAGGGATTTTACCTTCGTCCTCAGTTTGTGCAGCCTTACCGGTGTAAGAATGTATTGATAGAAGGGGTGAAGATCGTTAATTCGCCCATGTGGATATTAAATCCAGTGCTGTGTGAAAATGTGACCATTGAGGGAGTGACAGTAGAAAGTCACGGTCCCAACTCTGATGGCTGTGATCCAGAATCGAGTAAAAATGTCCTGATAAAAGATTGTTACTTTAATACCGGGGATGATTGTATAGCGATCAAGTCTGGCCGAAATGCAGATGGTAGGAGGATCAATGTTCCCAGTGAAAATATTATTATCCAAAACTGCAAGATGGCCGATGGACATGGCGGTGTTGTTATAGGAAGTGAGATATCAGGCGGTGTACGGAATGTTTTTGCGGAAAATTGTGAGATGAACAGTCCACATCTGGACAGGGCACTCCGTATCAAAACCAGTTCCATGAGAGGTGGTGTGATTGAAGATATTTATTTGAGAAATATTGACGTTGGCCAGATTGCCCAGCAAGTGATCCGTGTAAATATGTTTTATGAAGATAGCGGTGCATATGTCCCCACGGTAAGAAATATCCATGTGGAAAATATGACGGTAGAAAATGGGGGGGAAGTCGGTGTGCTATTGGAAGGCTATAAAAGCTCTCCGGTAGAAAATATTAGACTTGAAAATGTGACGATCAAGCAGGTAAAGGAAGCTTTTAAGTTTTCCAATGTAAAGGATGTGCACTTCGAAAATGTCACCATTAACGGTAAATCGGTTAGTTATGATCAAGAGTAAGATGTATCTTTTCTGCTTATTATTGCTGTGCATGCAGCTTTCGTTTTGGTCTTATGGGCAGGATAATGGCCAAAATGAAAACGAAAGAGCATTGGCATTTCCTGGTGCAGATGGTTTTGGCAAATATACGTCAGGTGGACGTGGAGGAAAAGTCTATGTAGTCACCAATCTCCAAGACGAAGGACCTGGGAGTTTGCGCGAAGCGATCAGGAAAAAAGAGCCGCGGATCATCGTATTTGCTGTTTCAGGTAATATCAAGTTGAAATCAAGTTTGGACATTAACCATGGTGATCTTACCATTGCCGGCCAAAGTGCACCAGGTGGTGGGATTACCTTGCAGAATTATCCCATAAAGATCAAAGGGGACAATGTCATCATCAGGTATATCAGAAGCCGGATGGGAGATGAAGAAGGCGTTCAGGATGATGCGATGAGCTGTCTGCGCAATAAAGATGTCATCATTGACCATTGTTCATTGAGCTGGGGCACGGATGAGTGTGGCTCGTTTTATGATAATGAGAACTTTACACTACAATGGTGTATCGTCTCAGAAAGCCTGAATGTTTCTGTGCATGAAAAGGGCAATCACGGCTATGGAGGAATATGGGGTGGAAATAAGGCCACTTTTCACCATAACCTGATCGCAAACCATGCCAGTAGATTGCCCCGCTTCAATGGTGCCAGGACTAGCAAGGAGCCTGAAAAGGAGATGGTGGATTTCAGAAATAACGTGATCTACAATTGGAAAAACAACAACGCTTATGGAGGGGAACAAGGGCATTATAACATGGTAGGAAATTTTTACCAACCAGGCCCGGCGACCACGTCCAATGAAGATCGCATCATAGAACCCTATGAACCCTATGGCCAGTTTTACTTGGCTGGAAACACCAATTCCCATGACTGTGAAGTGTCCCAGGATAATCGTTTAGGAGTAGATGGTGTGGAGGCTGTCGATAAGGTACTGGTGGATAATCCTTTCCCTTTTTTGATGGGACAGGAAACAGAGAGAGCTTCCATCGCATGTTTGCGTGTGCTTAGTAACGCTGGTGCCAGCTATAGCCGGGACCAGGTAGACAAGCGATTGCTAATGGAGGTGAAAAAGGGTAAAAGTACTGCTGGAAAAGACCGCAATGGAATTATTGACAGTCAGCAGGATGTGGGGGGATGGCCAAAACTGAAATCAAAAAAGGCACCCGAGGACAAAGATCGCGATGGCATGCCTGATAAATGGGAAGAAGAAATGGGCTTGGATAGCAATGATCCTTTTGATGCAGCAGGAAGTACACTTCACCGGTTTTACACCAACGTCGAGGTCTATCTGAATGATTTGGTGGATGGTTATTAATCGTTGTTAGTAGTGTTGAAGTAGGATTAGCATCCATGACTTTTTCAAAATTAAACAACTCCTTTTGCATGAGGTCATATAATCGGTAAATTTAACTGAATTATATGCTATGGAAAAAAGAGTTGATTTTTCAGCACTTCAAGAAACCTTAAAGCAGGTGCTTCTGCACTATCACTTTCCTGAAGAAAGGGCGTCACTGAGTGCCCAATTGTTTGCCCAGGCCAGTTTGGACGGAGTACCATCTCATGGGGTGAACCGGTTTTTGAGTTATTTGTCCTCTATCGAAAAAGGCCTGATCGTGCCTTCTGCCCAACCTGAGGCAGTGGCTAAGTTTGGTGGTTTTGAACGCTGGAACGGCCACTTGGGGCCAGGTAATCTCAATGCTCACGCTGCCATGAAAGGAGCCATTTCAATGGCCAAATCTACCGGGTTTGGCTGCGTGGCCTTACAAAATACCAATCATTGGATGAGAGCGGGTAATTATGGTTGGCAGGCTGTAGAAGCCGGATGCATCGGTATTTGCTTCACCAATACCAAGCCCAATATGCCAGGCTGGGGAGGAAGCGAACCAAAATTGGGAAACAATCCCCTGGTGGTGGCCATACCCCGGCAAAATGGCCCAATCGTCTTGGATACAGCAATGTCACAGTTTGCCTATGGAAAGATGGCCATTTATGCCAAAGAAGGTAAGGAGATGCCTTATGCTGCTGGATTTGATGGGGAAGGAAAACTTAGTCGGTCGCCCGCTGAGATCATCCAAAAGGAATTGGCACTGCCCATCGGATTATGGAAAGGTGCTGGCCTGTCATTGGTGTTGGACATGCTTGCAATGCTGCTTTCCGGCGGCCAGGCTACTTTTGAGGTGGGCAAACAGGATGATGAAAGTGGGCTCTCTCAGGTGTTTTTAGCGGTGAACCCTGAGAATTTTGGATTGGATGAATGGATGGAAGAGCGCTTGGATGCGGTGGTCAGTGACCTAAAAGAAAGTGGTGTTTTTGGTAAAGGCAATTCACTACGCTATCCTGGTGAGCAGACCTTAAAAGTAAGGGCTGAGAATATTAGAAGCGGTGTGCCCGTGGATGAAGATATCTGGATCGAGATCAATAATATACTTACATGAAAAAAATCAAAGATGATGAAGTAAGGTGGGGCATCGTAGGAGTAGGCGATGTGTGTGAGGTAAAGAGTGCTCCCGCCATGAATTTGGTGGAGAACAGTCGATTGGTAGCGGTGATGAGGAGAAATGAGGAAAAGGTAAAGGACTACGCCAAGCGGCACCAAGTTCCCAAGTGGTACACCGATGCCGATGCGCTGATAAATGACCCTGAGGTCAATGCGATATACATAGCTACTCCACCTTATGCGCATAAGGAGCTGACATTAAAAGCAGCAGCGGCAGGTAAACCAGTATATGTGGAGAAACCTATGGCCAAAACGTATGCAGCATGTCGAGAAATGATTGCTGCCTGTGACAAAGCTGGAGTACCGCTGTATGTGGCTTATTACCGAAGGGCGTTGCCCCATTTTCTAAAGATCAAATCCTTGATAGAGGAGGGGGCGATCGGAGAGGTACGCCATGTATCCATCCAGATGAACCAAGTGCCCAAGCCCGAAGTGGTAAGGAACCTTGATCATAATTGGCGGGTAAATCCTGATATTGCTGGGGGAGGTTATTTCTATGACCTTGCTTCCCATCAATTGGACTTTTTGGACTTTGCCTTGGGACCGATAAAAACTGCAAAGGGAATTAGTGCAAATCAAGCTGGACTGTATGAGGCCGAAGATATGGTCGTGGCTGCTTTTGAATTTGAGTCGGGTGTATTGGGGAGTGGCAGTTGGTGTTTTTCTTCCAGCAAAATAGATGTGATGGACAAGACTGTTATATTTGGGAGTAAAGGCCATATCAGTTATGAAACCTTTGGTGGGGGAAATGTGTCGCTTGAAACTGATGGTGAAGGAAAAGAAGTGTTTGAATTTTCTTTGCCTAAGCATATACAAATGCCTTTGATTCAGTTAGTAGTGGGTGATTTGTTAGGACTGGCTTTAAGTCCTTCTGATGGCTTGTCAGGAAGCAGAACCAATCGCATTATGGAAGAGATTGCGGTAAAATGAGTGGTTATAAGTGGAGAAACATATAATTATATTATATAAGCTTAAAAACTTATAAATATATTTTATATGTAAATTGACTTATAAATTGTGTTTATAAGTCTAAAATGCTATATTTAGTACGGTTATAAGCTAGATGTATGGGAAAAGTAGCAGTCATATCCGGAGATATTGTATCTTCTACCAGTCTGGTCAAAGAAGATCGGCTGATGCTAAATGATCGTTTGAAAGACCTTATCTTTCACCTTTCAGTAAAATTCGATACGTATGGAAGGGTACTGAAAGGAGATTATGTGGAGTGTGTGTGCAGAAAGCCCCAAGAGTCGCTTGCGGTGGCTTTGGCCATAAAGAGCTTTGTGAAATCCATTGAGGTAAGTACTGGAGAGAAAAGCAGCGACAAAAACCGTATTAAATTGTTTAAGACACATGGTATCCGGTTGGCCATAGGCTATGGTGAGTTACCGACCTTCGATACGACAAATGGCGTGATAGACGGAGAGGCGATTTACTTGGCAGGAAGAAAGATAAATGAGCAATCCGGCCGCAAGAAAAAAAGGGTAGTGATCAAACAAACGTTGTTTTTCGAATCGCATGAAGAGCTGCTAAAGGAACAATTTGATCCTGTGATGGGGCTCTTGGATGTGCTGATCAGCAAGGCCACAGCCCGTCAATCCGAGGTGCTGTACTGGAAGTTGATGGGGCTGAATGAAGATGAAATAGCAGAAAAATTTGGGGTCAGCCAGTCTGTGGTCAATCAGCACAGTACCAGTGTAGGTTGGAATGCCATCGAAGATACCGTAGCATATTATAATCATACCGTAAAGCGACATCAATCATGAATGCAGCCCAGTTTTTTATCCTACAGCTGATTGCCCATATGTTGGCGGATTTTTATTTCCAAAATGATCGATTGGCAGCGCAAAAGAACACACATGGATTTAGAAGTCCATTTTTAAAATGGCATATATTGATCGTGTTTTTATTGTCTTGGGGCTTGTCCTTTCAGCTGTATTTCGTTTATGGGGCGTTGGTGATTGCCCTGACACATTATATCATTGACGGCTTAAAAGTGTACTTAAACAGGAGCAAGTGGCTGGGAAACTATGCCTTTTTTATTGATCAAGTTTTACATTTGGCGGTGATCATTGCAGTAGCCGTATCGTACACGCTTTATTTGGGGCTGCACCCTTGGTGGCAAGTGGAGTTATCATCCAAATTACTTATGGCAATATTTGCCTATTTAGCCTGTTTGAAGCCTTCTAATA from Echinicola soli encodes the following:
- a CDS encoding glycoside hydrolase family 28 protein, which gives rise to MTYRYQYHFLIVTLLGLILMVGCKQEQQKEEKVQPSAWDQVSEILKSIQAPEFPDQTFSITDYGAVGDGNTDASEAIKSAIEACAEAGGGKVLVPAGDFATGPIYLESNVNLHLEKNARLLFSTDPKDYLPLVYTRWEGVELMNYSPLVYALEEENIAITGEGVLDGQADESNWWPWKGKTQYGYTEGNPQQEDPDKRHALFQMAEDNVPVEERKFGEGFYLRPQFVQPYRCKNVLIEGVKIVNSPMWILNPVLCENVTIEGVTVESHGPNSDGCDPESSKNVLIKDCYFNTGDDCIAIKSGRNADGRRINVPSENIIIQNCKMADGHGGVVIGSEISGGVRNVFAENCEMNSPHLDRALRIKTSSMRGGVIEDIYLRNIDVGQIAQQVIRVNMFYEDSGAYVPTVRNIHVENMTVENGGEVGVLLEGYKSSPVENIRLENVTIKQVKEAFKFSNVKDVHFENVTINGKSVSYDQE
- a CDS encoding Gfo/Idh/MocA family protein, whose amino-acid sequence is MKKIKDDEVRWGIVGVGDVCEVKSAPAMNLVENSRLVAVMRRNEEKVKDYAKRHQVPKWYTDADALINDPEVNAIYIATPPYAHKELTLKAAAAGKPVYVEKPMAKTYAACREMIAACDKAGVPLYVAYYRRALPHFLKIKSLIEEGAIGEVRHVSIQMNQVPKPEVVRNLDHNWRVNPDIAGGGYFYDLASHQLDFLDFALGPIKTAKGISANQAGLYEAEDMVVAAFEFESGVLGSGSWCFSSSKIDVMDKTVIFGSKGHISYETFGGGNVSLETDGEGKEVFEFSLPKHIQMPLIQLVVGDLLGLALSPSDGLSGSRTNRIMEEIAVK
- a CDS encoding DUF3307 domain-containing protein: MNAAQFFILQLIAHMLADFYFQNDRLAAQKNTHGFRSPFLKWHILIVFLLSWGLSFQLYFVYGALVIALTHYIIDGLKVYLNRSKWLGNYAFFIDQVLHLAVIIAVAVSYTLYLGLHPWWQVELSSKLLMAIFAYLACLKPSNILIKEVLKAYEIKVPGTNDLPNAGKLIGVLERMLVLTFILLGEFQAVGFLIAAKSILRFKNDDILKAEYVLIGTLLSFGIAILLGTCVGLV
- a CDS encoding pectate lyase family protein → MIKSKMYLFCLLLLCMQLSFWSYGQDNGQNENERALAFPGADGFGKYTSGGRGGKVYVVTNLQDEGPGSLREAIRKKEPRIIVFAVSGNIKLKSSLDINHGDLTIAGQSAPGGGITLQNYPIKIKGDNVIIRYIRSRMGDEEGVQDDAMSCLRNKDVIIDHCSLSWGTDECGSFYDNENFTLQWCIVSESLNVSVHEKGNHGYGGIWGGNKATFHHNLIANHASRLPRFNGARTSKEPEKEMVDFRNNVIYNWKNNNAYGGEQGHYNMVGNFYQPGPATTSNEDRIIEPYEPYGQFYLAGNTNSHDCEVSQDNRLGVDGVEAVDKVLVDNPFPFLMGQETERASIACLRVLSNAGASYSRDQVDKRLLMEVKKGKSTAGKDRNGIIDSQQDVGGWPKLKSKKAPEDKDRDGMPDKWEEEMGLDSNDPFDAAGSTLHRFYTNVEVYLNDLVDGY
- a CDS encoding helix-turn-helix transcriptional regulator; amino-acid sequence: MGKVAVISGDIVSSTSLVKEDRLMLNDRLKDLIFHLSVKFDTYGRVLKGDYVECVCRKPQESLAVALAIKSFVKSIEVSTGEKSSDKNRIKLFKTHGIRLAIGYGELPTFDTTNGVIDGEAIYLAGRKINEQSGRKKKRVVIKQTLFFESHEELLKEQFDPVMGLLDVLISKATARQSEVLYWKLMGLNEDEIAEKFGVSQSVVNQHSTSVGWNAIEDTVAYYNHTVKRHQS
- the yiaK gene encoding 3-dehydro-L-gulonate 2-dehydrogenase, with product MEKRVDFSALQETLKQVLLHYHFPEERASLSAQLFAQASLDGVPSHGVNRFLSYLSSIEKGLIVPSAQPEAVAKFGGFERWNGHLGPGNLNAHAAMKGAISMAKSTGFGCVALQNTNHWMRAGNYGWQAVEAGCIGICFTNTKPNMPGWGGSEPKLGNNPLVVAIPRQNGPIVLDTAMSQFAYGKMAIYAKEGKEMPYAAGFDGEGKLSRSPAEIIQKELALPIGLWKGAGLSLVLDMLAMLLSGGQATFEVGKQDDESGLSQVFLAVNPENFGLDEWMEERLDAVVSDLKESGVFGKGNSLRYPGEQTLKVRAENIRSGVPVDEDIWIEINNILT